Proteins from one Triticum aestivum cultivar Chinese Spring chromosome 7A, IWGSC CS RefSeq v2.1, whole genome shotgun sequence genomic window:
- the LOC123151249 gene encoding uncharacterized protein — protein sequence MAARSDDPDVSPESSSPAAAAGGEIWGTLEELLLACAVSRHGTSSWESVASEVQSRSPSAAARLTPTSCRLRFRLLHRRFAAGADEDGGGEPDPNAAVSDAWVDELRKLRVAELRREVERYDLSIGSLQSKVKRLKEERERSLSGETTPAFKDERETGNDSPEEAGGENGLSGEASARSCKESNSSDLKPPPGHDSGGAAADHDAEVKDEPAAGEMAAKDEASGESAAGSKEADAVKESSDVQSSASPSRKRRRRLRKVGGGDVASTSAPVPLPAAEAQPLLAFLESVRTSKSGAVFERRLESQESGKYKGTIRRHVDLEIIRSRLESGGASGGPDSACYASASEFYRDLLLLCANALVFFPRGSPEHAAATRTRALVSKRISATLQRDGLGTAGKAAPLVGGGSSTDGAKKAKADAEVAGSLLEKAAPIIVCRKRSSIAKAAAANKEKVEKEDTDEDEEFDEGKKKGSAKDKARGMRTNKGRAPVRNAAPNQKTGKASESAAADERTKKSDKMGGSGSGGKAAAAAGGVIKKRNAVDFLKRMKQNSVPSTERVSLLETLKLSATEQKKAAKADGRKEPGSSSGSKKAAETASGGRRSVGRPPKRAAAPPTPPPSKRAKDDRPTRKRGKK from the exons atggcggCCAGATCGGACGATCCCGATGTCTCGCCGGAgtcgtcgtcgccggcggcggcggccggcggcgagatCTGGGGGACTCTCGAGGAGCTGCTGCTGGCGTGCGCCGTGAGTCGCCACGGCACCTCGAGCTGGGAGTCGGTGGCGTCGGAGGTGCAGTCGCGCAGCccctccgccgccgcgcgcctcacGCCCACCAGCTGCCGCCTCCGTTTCCGCCTCCTTCACCGTCGGTTCGCCGCCGGCGCCGACGAGGACGGAGGCGGGGAACCTGACCCAAACGCCGCCGTCTCCGACGCGTGGGTGGATGAGCTCAGGAAGTTGCGGGTCGCCGAGCTCCGCCGCGAGGTCGAGCGATACGATCTCTCGATCGG GTCATTGCAATCAAAGGTGAAACGGCTGAAGGAGGAACGGGAGAGGAGCCTCTCCGGCGAGACCACGCCGGCGTTCAAGGATGAACGGGAGACAGGGAACGATTCGCCGGAGGAGGCCGGCGGTGAGAACGGCCTCTCCGGCGAGGCGTCCGCCCGGTCATGCAAGGAGTCCAACTCCTCAGATCTGAAGCCACCGCCGGGGCACGACTCTGGCGGTGCCGCCGCCGACCACGACGCGGAGGTGAAGGATGAGCCGGCCGCCGGCGAGATGGCCGCGAAGGATGAGGcctccggcgagtcggcggccgGGTCGAAGGAAGCCGACGCGGTGAAGGAGAGCAGCGACGTGCAGAGCTCGGCCAGCCCGTCCCGTAAACGGCGTCGCCGGCTGCGGAAGGTAGGCGGTGGTGACGTGGCTTCCACGTCGGCGCCCGTGCCCCTCCCCGCCGCGGAGGCCCAGCCGCTCCTCGCCTTCCTCGAGTCGGTCCGCACCAGCAAGTCCGGCGCCGTGTTCGAGCGGCGGCTCGAGAGCCAG GAGAGCGGCAAGTACAAGGGCACCATCAGGCGCCACGTGGACCTGGAGATTATCAGATCCAGGCTGGAATCCGGTGGGGCCTCTGGCGGGCCGGACAGCGCGTGCTACGCGTCGGCCTCCGAGTTCTACCGCGACCTGCTGCTGCTATGCGCCAACGCGCTCGTCTTCTTCCCGCGTGGCTCGCCAGAGCACGCCGCTGCGACCAGGACTCGCGCGCTCGTCTCCAAGCGCATCTCCGCGACTCTCCAGAGGGACGGCCTCGGGACGGCGGGGAAAGCTGCTCCCCTGGTCGGCGGTGGCTCCTCGACGGAcggcgccaagaaggccaaggcggaTGCCGAGGTCGCCGGTTCGCTCCTCGAGAAGGCCGCGCCCATCATTGTTTGCCGGAAGCGGAGCTCCATTGCGAAGGCTGCTGCTGCTAACAAGGAGAAAGTGGAGAAGGAGGACACAGATGAAGATGAGGAGTTCGACGAGGGAAAGAAGAAGGGAAGCGCCAAGGACAAAGCCAGGGGTATGAGGACCAACAAGGGTCGGGCTCCTGTCAGGAACGCAGCTCCAAATCAGAAAACGGGGAAAGCTTCGGAGAGTGCCGCAGCTGACGAAAGGACGAAGAAATCTGACAAGATGGGTGGCAGCGGCAGCGGTGgcaaggcggcggcagcagcaggtgGCGTCATCAAGAAGCGGAATGCGGTGGACTTCCTGAAGCGGATGAAGCAGAACTCAGTGCCGTCAACGGAGAGAGTTTCGTTGCTAGAGACACTGAAACTCTCTGCGACAGAACAGAAGAAGGCTGCCAAGGCTGATGGCCGGAAAGAGCCGGGCAGCTCCTCCGGCTCCAAGAAGGCTGCCGAGACAGCGTCAGGAGGGAGGAGAAGCGTTGGCCGGCCGCCGAAACGGGCCGCTgcgcctccgacgcctccaccaTCCAAGAGGGCGAAGGACGACCGGCCGACGAGGAAGCGCGGGAAAAAGTGA